The Maridesulfovibrio sp. genomic sequence AGATTTATTCCGGCGGCAAGCTTATCAAACGTTTTGTTAAAATCGATAAGCTTTCTACTGCTTCCGGCACCAAGGAGCGCGTACAGCGCCCCTACCGATTCGGATACGGTACTCTTGATGCCAACCTGAACGGCAAGGCAGACCCCAATGAAAATAAGGTCTACTTTGAATTCAGCGACTACTCTACCTGTTACGTCTTCTTTGAAGACCCCGAAGCTAAATAATATTTATTCCAGCCGGACCTTGATGGTCCGGCATTTTTTTGCCCATGAACAAATGCATAAGAGCGGCGCGAGCCGTAACAATGACCAGCGGGGAAAATCCGGTTATTGAGGATTTTGCCCTCATTCACGACGGTAATTGTATCCTTGAAACGGGAACATGGTCCGTGCTGAAAAATACTTTTTCCGGAGATGTGCAAGATCTCGGTGAAGTCACAATCGTTCCAGGTCTGATCAATGCCCATGTCCATCTTGAGCTTTCCCACCTGAAAGGCAGGACAGTGCAGAGAAAAGGGTTCACCAACTGGATCAAATCCCTGCTATCCAATCCTCTTTACGATCTGGACTCGGAAGCGGTCAGCGAAGCAGTTCAACAAATGCGTGACAACGGCACTGCTTTCTGCGTGGACATCTCCACACGCAACTGTGCTCAAGTCGCATCCATTATGGATAAGCTGGGTATGGGCTTTTACGCCTGCTGTGAAGCAATCGGTACTCAACAGCCCAAGGAAGGGGCCAAATTCTTTCCGCAAAAAGAATTCACATACGGACGGGCTGCCGGATCAGGGCATTCCCTTTACTCCACCGGCTCGGAACTGCTGCAGGCAGTAAAAATAGCAAACGATGCGGCAGGGCTGCCCTATCCCATCCATCTTGCAGAAAACGCAGAAGAAGATGAAATCGTGGCTCAGGGAACCGGAGAATTTGCCGAAATGCTCAAAGGGGCCGGACTGCTTGCCGACTGCGGCAGAAAGGGACTTCGCCCCGTGGAATACGCTGATCAACTAGGTCTGCTTGATGAATCAACCCTTGCGGTCCATTGTGTCCGGGTAAATGAGGGGGACATCAGCACCCTTGCCGAGCGCAAGGTAAATGTCTGCCTTTGCCCGCGCTCCAATACATATATCGGCGAAGGCCGTGCCCCGTGGGAAATGATTCTGAAATCTGGTATAAACACTTGTCTGGGTACGGACAGCATAGCCTCCAACCATGATTTATCCATGTGGAACGAGCTGGAGTACCTGCTGGAAAACATTAATATTTCCATGTCCCCGGCTGAAGCGCTTGCACTTGTGACCGGCAACAGCGCCAAGGCCCTGAAAATTGATGCTTCATACGGATCTCTGGAAAAGGGAAAAAGGGCTGTTTACGCAACAGTTCCCGCCCATCTTGAAGATCTTTTATTTTAATACGTTTTCGCACCACAACTTAAGAGGTAATCTTATGGAATGGCGACATAAAGATTTGCTGGATGTTACCCAGCTCAGCAAAAAGGAAGTGCAGCATGTTTTCGAAACTGCCACTTACTTTCAGGAAATCAACTCCCGTCCGGTAAAAAAGGTACCTACTCTGAAAGGCCATAGCGTGGTCCTTTTTTTTGCCGAACCAAGCACCCGGACCAAAACTTCCTTTGATATGGCGGGGAAGCGTCTTTCCTGCGATACCTTCTCCCTTGCCAAAAGCTCCAGCAGCCTGACCAAGGGAGAGACCCTTAAAGATACTGCCCTGACCCTGCAGGCCATGAATCCGGACGGCATAGTCCTGCGCCACTGGGCCAGCGGCGCAGCTCAGTTTCTGGCCGAAAGGCTCGATTGCAGCATAATCAATGCCGGGGACGGGCGCCACGCACATCCGACTCAGGCCCTGCTGGACGGCTTCACCCTCTATCAGGAATGGGGGTCCCTTGCAGGTAAAACAGTACTCATCCTCGGGGACATAGCCCACAGCCGTGTAGCCCGCTCCAACCTGATCCTGCTCAACCTTATGGGCGCCAAGGTCCGTTTCTGCGGCCCACGCACCCTGCTGCCGCCTCATATCAGAAAGTGGGACGCTGAAGTCTACACCGATATCAACGAGGCCTGCAAAGGAGTTGATGCTGTAATGTGTTTACGGCTGCAGCTGGAACGGCAGCAGGACGGTCTTTTACCCGACCTGCGTGAGTACTCCAACTACTTCGGCCTCGGTCACAAGCAGATTGAACTTGCCAAACCTGATGTAAAAATCCTGCACCCCGGTCCCATGAACCGCGGGGTGGAGATCAACTCCGAACTTGCCGACTGTGAAGCAAGCCTTGTGCTTGATCAGGTTGCATCCGGCGTAGCAACGCGTATGGCTTTGCTTTATTTATATCTGACACGAAAGAAATAAGATGCCTCCGGCGGCTTAAACCCTTTGGAAAGGGTTTAAGAATCCCAAACTTTTTTAGTAGGGCTTCGCCGCTTTGAATACATAAATTTCTGTTTTTTTAGGAGACTACAAAATGTCCCACCCAGAACTGGTTATCCGCAAGGCTGTCTGGAAAGGCGAAGAAGTTGATCTTCTTGTTGCTGACGGTAAAATTTTGGAAGTAAAACCTTCCTCAGACACCATGTACGAGGGAGCTGAAATAGTAGCTGCAAAGGGTCTGCTGCTCATGCCTTCCATGACCGATGTGCACACCCACCTGCGCGAACCGGGCTTTGAATACAAAGAAGACATTGCATCCGGCCTGAAAGCGGCCGTACATGGCGGATTTTCCAACATCATGTGCATGGCTAATACCGATCCGGTCAACGACAATGCGGTTGTAACTGACGACATGCTGCGTAAGGCCAAGGCTGCCTTTCCTGAAGGCGGGCCGAGACTATTTCCCATCGGCGCCCTGACCAAAGGACTTAAAGGCGAAGAACTGGCCCCCATGCATGAAATGGCTGAAGCCGGCTGTGCCGCATTTTCCAATGACGGTCTTCCGGTCAAGGACAGCGAACTTTTCCGCCGGGCCATGGAATACGGTTCCGATACCGGCAGACCCATCATCGACCATTGTGAAGACCCCTACCTTGCACCTGCAGCCGGGGTAAACGAAGGAGAGGTTTCCTCCGTACTGGGGCTGGCTGCACAGCCGGATGTAGCCGAGGCCGCACAGGTTGCCCGCGACCTGCTCATGGCTGAATATCTGGATATGCACATCCATCTGGCCCATATCTCCTGCCGCAAGTCTGTTGACCTTATCGCATGGGCCAAGAAACGCGGGGTGAAAGTCACCGCTGAGACATGCCCGCACTACCTGCTGCTCACCGAAGAAGCACTAAACGGATACAGCTCGGACACCAAGGTCAACCCGCCCCTGCGTACAGCAGATGACGTGCAGGCCCTGCTGGCAGGCATCAAGGACGGCACCATTGATATGTTCGCCACCGACCATGCGCCCCATGCGGCTCATGAAAAAGAAGTGGAATTCATGTACGCTCCCTGCGGCATCTCCGGCCTTGATTCTGCCCTCTCCCTGACCTGGACGCTGGTAGCTGACGGCAAGATTACCTTTGATGACTTCATCCGCATGTGGACAACAGCTCCCTGCGAGACTTTCAATCTGCCACTGAACAGCTTTAAAGCCGGTGATCCTGCCGACTTCTTCCTCTTTGATCCCAGTGAAGAATGGGTGTTGAATTCCGCCAGCATGCTCTCCAAAGGGAAAAACACTCCTTTTCGCGGACAAACCATGAAAGGACGGGTCATAAGCCATTTCCTTAGTGGCAAAAAAATAGTATGACCTGTTTAACAGGCTGTGCATAAGCCTGTTGCGCAAAGGTAAAAACTAATAATTTTATATAGTTGATCTACATCTGTTGCATTGATGACAGGCTGTTTATTTTTGATAAGGAGATTTTAATGAGCGAACCTTTCAAGGACGCGGTAGGAATTTGTAAAACCATCATGCGTAACGGCTATGATGCTTACATTATTAACGAAAGACTTCAGAAGCTGACCATTGACGATAAAGGCGATGAAGTTGAACTGGATATTTCCACCGAGCTTGATTTTAAAAGGCTGGCCAAGCTGTTCCCCAACGTCCAGCCTGCCGGACAGAATGACGTTACCGCTATATTGAAAGAGGGTGGAAACACATTTTATTTCTATCCTTCCGAGACCAGCAATTCCGCACATCCTGAAGAAAGCGTCTCGCGGATGACCCCCAGACTGCTCAAGGCTCTGGAGAAAAAACACCAGATTCCCATGTCTCTGGCCTGTCCTTACATCCCCAAGGCACAGGACCAGTACGAAGGATTTGCCGAACTTTCCAGCGGAGAAGTCCGCTTGCTGGGTATTCCGGATCAGGCTCTCAAAAGCAACTATCTTATGGGCATCAGGGCTCTGCGTTTCGCAGCCAACTACAACCTGCCCATTGAAACAAATACCAAAATCGCGATTATCCGCTCCTGCAAGCGTATTCTCGATTACGTGCCTGTGCCTGAAATCATGGACGAATGGCGTAAGGTGGAAGCTGAAAACATGTACGTTTTCGTTTCCCTGCTTTTCGAAACCATGCTCCTGCACGG encodes the following:
- a CDS encoding HD domain-containing protein translates to MSEPFKDAVGICKTIMRNGYDAYIINERLQKLTIDDKGDEVELDISTELDFKRLAKLFPNVQPAGQNDVTAILKEGGNTFYFYPSETSNSAHPEESVSRMTPRLLKALEKKHQIPMSLACPYIPKAQDQYEGFAELSSGEVRLLGIPDQALKSNYLMGIRALRFAANYNLPIETNTKIAIIRSCKRILDYVPVPEIMDEWRKVEAENMYVFVSLLFETMLLHGLIPELAALSRLTQVKNSKTGETEDVFTHTLDVMRLYPEELPYDWFGVVACMFHDVGKLYTAEEVDGNWQFLQHHRVGAKVTRKILTRLNFPQEDVDLICDLVRNHMRFHFMLTDKGIRKFKALDEYPRLIEMVRADIKARDTTYKEFNHNIKMLERADIPEEALDPFLNGNEIMQHTGLNPGPGVGIIRESLLKAQIAGDVTNMDEAIEYVIAQAKHA
- a CDS encoding aspartate carbamoyltransferase catalytic subunit, with amino-acid sequence MEWRHKDLLDVTQLSKKEVQHVFETATYFQEINSRPVKKVPTLKGHSVVLFFAEPSTRTKTSFDMAGKRLSCDTFSLAKSSSSLTKGETLKDTALTLQAMNPDGIVLRHWASGAAQFLAERLDCSIINAGDGRHAHPTQALLDGFTLYQEWGSLAGKTVLILGDIAHSRVARSNLILLNLMGAKVRFCGPRTLLPPHIRKWDAEVYTDINEACKGVDAVMCLRLQLERQQDGLLPDLREYSNYFGLGHKQIELAKPDVKILHPGPMNRGVEINSELADCEASLVLDQVASGVATRMALLYLYLTRKK
- a CDS encoding amidohydrolase family protein; this translates as MTSGENPVIEDFALIHDGNCILETGTWSVLKNTFSGDVQDLGEVTIVPGLINAHVHLELSHLKGRTVQRKGFTNWIKSLLSNPLYDLDSEAVSEAVQQMRDNGTAFCVDISTRNCAQVASIMDKLGMGFYACCEAIGTQQPKEGAKFFPQKEFTYGRAAGSGHSLYSTGSELLQAVKIANDAAGLPYPIHLAENAEEDEIVAQGTGEFAEMLKGAGLLADCGRKGLRPVEYADQLGLLDESTLAVHCVRVNEGDISTLAERKVNVCLCPRSNTYIGEGRAPWEMILKSGINTCLGTDSIASNHDLSMWNELEYLLENINISMSPAEALALVTGNSAKALKIDASYGSLEKGKRAVYATVPAHLEDLLF
- a CDS encoding dihydroorotase → MSHPELVIRKAVWKGEEVDLLVADGKILEVKPSSDTMYEGAEIVAAKGLLLMPSMTDVHTHLREPGFEYKEDIASGLKAAVHGGFSNIMCMANTDPVNDNAVVTDDMLRKAKAAFPEGGPRLFPIGALTKGLKGEELAPMHEMAEAGCAAFSNDGLPVKDSELFRRAMEYGSDTGRPIIDHCEDPYLAPAAGVNEGEVSSVLGLAAQPDVAEAAQVARDLLMAEYLDMHIHLAHISCRKSVDLIAWAKKRGVKVTAETCPHYLLLTEEALNGYSSDTKVNPPLRTADDVQALLAGIKDGTIDMFATDHAPHAAHEKEVEFMYAPCGISGLDSALSLTWTLVADGKITFDDFIRMWTTAPCETFNLPLNSFKAGDPADFFLFDPSEEWVLNSASMLSKGKNTPFRGQTMKGRVISHFLSGKKIV